A region from the Vulpes lagopus strain Blue_001 chromosome 5, ASM1834538v1, whole genome shotgun sequence genome encodes:
- the NMS gene encoding neuromedin-S isoform X6 — protein sequence MKHLLPQFPSILAIYCFCMLQIPSSGSPRPLADPPDGLDIMQLEDNQDIYKRFPPVHPLMRLAAQLANRRMRRFLQPPDSRTAAVDFTKKDHTATWGRPFFLFKPRNGRNTEDNTL from the exons ATGAAACACCTTCTTCCTCAATTCCCTTCCATCTTGGCCATCTATTGCTTCTGCATGCTACAGATTCCCTCTTCAG GATCTCCTCGACCTCTAGCTGATCCCCCAGATGGCTTGGATATCATGCAGCTTGAG GATAATCAAGACATATACAAAAGG TTCCCTCCTGTGCACCCCTTGATGCGCCTGGCCGCGCAGCTCGCCAACCGCAGGATGAGAAGATTTCTGCAACCGCCC GATTCGAGGACTGCTGCAGTGGATTTCACCAAGAAG GATCACACTGCCACCTGGGGACgaccatttttccttttcaag ccAAGGAATGGAAGAAACACTGAAGATAACACCCTGTAG
- the NMS gene encoding neuromedin-S isoform X5, translating into MKHLLPQFPSILAIYCFCMLQIPSSGSPRPLADPPDGLDIMQLEFLFHYSRTQEPTHPVKSGFPPVHPLMRLAAQLANRRMRRFLQPPDSRTAAVDFTKKDHTATWGRPFFLFKPRNGRNTEDNTL; encoded by the exons ATGAAACACCTTCTTCCTCAATTCCCTTCCATCTTGGCCATCTATTGCTTCTGCATGCTACAGATTCCCTCTTCAG GATCTCCTCGACCTCTAGCTGATCCCCCAGATGGCTTGGATATCATGCAGCTTGAG tttttatttcactaCTCCAGAACTCAGGAGCCGACACATCCAGTTAAAAGTGGG TTCCCTCCTGTGCACCCCTTGATGCGCCTGGCCGCGCAGCTCGCCAACCGCAGGATGAGAAGATTTCTGCAACCGCCC GATTCGAGGACTGCTGCAGTGGATTTCACCAAGAAG GATCACACTGCCACCTGGGGACgaccatttttccttttcaag ccAAGGAATGGAAGAAACACTGAAGATAACACCCTGTAG
- the NMS gene encoding neuromedin-S isoform X4: MKHLLPQFPSILAIYCFCMLQIPSSGSPRPLADPPDGLDIMQLERLAYWATLSKQPKDNQDIYKRFPPVHPLMRLAAQLANRRMRRFLQPPDSRTAAVDFTKKDHTATWGRPFFLFKPRNGRNTEDNTL, encoded by the exons ATGAAACACCTTCTTCCTCAATTCCCTTCCATCTTGGCCATCTATTGCTTCTGCATGCTACAGATTCCCTCTTCAG GATCTCCTCGACCTCTAGCTGATCCCCCAGATGGCTTGGATATCATGCAGCTTGAG cgACTGGCATATTGGGCCACTCTTTCTAAGCAACctaag GATAATCAAGACATATACAAAAGG TTCCCTCCTGTGCACCCCTTGATGCGCCTGGCCGCGCAGCTCGCCAACCGCAGGATGAGAAGATTTCTGCAACCGCCC GATTCGAGGACTGCTGCAGTGGATTTCACCAAGAAG GATCACACTGCCACCTGGGGACgaccatttttccttttcaag ccAAGGAATGGAAGAAACACTGAAGATAACACCCTGTAG
- the NMS gene encoding neuromedin-S isoform X1 has protein sequence MKHLLPQFPSILAIYCFCMLQIPSSGSPRPLADPPDGLDIMQLERLAYWATLSKQPKDNQDIYKRFLFHYSRTQEPTHPVKSGFPPVHPLMRLAAQLANRRMRRFLQPPDSRTAAVDFTKKDHTATWGRPFFLFKPRNGRNTEDNTL, from the exons ATGAAACACCTTCTTCCTCAATTCCCTTCCATCTTGGCCATCTATTGCTTCTGCATGCTACAGATTCCCTCTTCAG GATCTCCTCGACCTCTAGCTGATCCCCCAGATGGCTTGGATATCATGCAGCTTGAG cgACTGGCATATTGGGCCACTCTTTCTAAGCAACctaag GATAATCAAGACATATACAAAAGG tttttatttcactaCTCCAGAACTCAGGAGCCGACACATCCAGTTAAAAGTGGG TTCCCTCCTGTGCACCCCTTGATGCGCCTGGCCGCGCAGCTCGCCAACCGCAGGATGAGAAGATTTCTGCAACCGCCC GATTCGAGGACTGCTGCAGTGGATTTCACCAAGAAG GATCACACTGCCACCTGGGGACgaccatttttccttttcaag ccAAGGAATGGAAGAAACACTGAAGATAACACCCTGTAG
- the NMS gene encoding neuromedin-S isoform X3 — protein MPPDLHPEKTGSPRPLADPPDGLDIMQLERLAYWATLSKQPKDNQDIYKRFLFHYSRTQEPTHPVKSGFPPVHPLMRLAAQLANRRMRRFLQPPDSRTAAVDFTKKDHTATWGRPFFLFKPRNGRNTEDNTL, from the exons GATCTCCTCGACCTCTAGCTGATCCCCCAGATGGCTTGGATATCATGCAGCTTGAG cgACTGGCATATTGGGCCACTCTTTCTAAGCAACctaag GATAATCAAGACATATACAAAAGG tttttatttcactaCTCCAGAACTCAGGAGCCGACACATCCAGTTAAAAGTGGG TTCCCTCCTGTGCACCCCTTGATGCGCCTGGCCGCGCAGCTCGCCAACCGCAGGATGAGAAGATTTCTGCAACCGCCC GATTCGAGGACTGCTGCAGTGGATTTCACCAAGAAG GATCACACTGCCACCTGGGGACgaccatttttccttttcaag ccAAGGAATGGAAGAAACACTGAAGATAACACCCTGTAG
- the NMS gene encoding neuromedin-S isoform X2 has translation MKHLLPQFPSILAIYCFCMLQIPSSGSPRPLADPPDGLDIMQLEDNQDIYKRFLFHYSRTQEPTHPVKSGFPPVHPLMRLAAQLANRRMRRFLQPPDSRTAAVDFTKKDHTATWGRPFFLFKPRNGRNTEDNTL, from the exons ATGAAACACCTTCTTCCTCAATTCCCTTCCATCTTGGCCATCTATTGCTTCTGCATGCTACAGATTCCCTCTTCAG GATCTCCTCGACCTCTAGCTGATCCCCCAGATGGCTTGGATATCATGCAGCTTGAG GATAATCAAGACATATACAAAAGG tttttatttcactaCTCCAGAACTCAGGAGCCGACACATCCAGTTAAAAGTGGG TTCCCTCCTGTGCACCCCTTGATGCGCCTGGCCGCGCAGCTCGCCAACCGCAGGATGAGAAGATTTCTGCAACCGCCC GATTCGAGGACTGCTGCAGTGGATTTCACCAAGAAG GATCACACTGCCACCTGGGGACgaccatttttccttttcaag ccAAGGAATGGAAGAAACACTGAAGATAACACCCTGTAG